Proteins found in one Gadus macrocephalus chromosome 23, ASM3116895v1 genomic segment:
- the si:ch211-196f5.2 gene encoding uncharacterized protein si:ch211-196f5.2 — translation MAAGDENNGPVEAGERAGGGDAPMPSSKGSRSELLWDIPMSVSLPIEVQRDLDAAHQPFPFLDTTLADLGIQESEVKERVVWVDTKKTQVKNKAGKLKEKEITVLEVRVKAQKPGEKQLQEVLYSTEAHTDRSFCRTGVDILPWKNRQTGPDSGGENSLAPVEMTLALDLNKQPRSEASQ, via the exons ATGGCCGCAGGGGACGAGAACAACGGACCCGTGGAAGCGGGGGAGAGGGCGGGCGGCGGGGACGCCCCCATGCCGAGCAGTAAGGGGTCCCGCTCAGAGCTGCTGTGGGACATCCCCATGTCGGTGTCGCTGCCCATCGAGGTGCAGAGGGACCTGGACGCGGCCCACCAGCCCTTCCCCTTCCTGGACACCACGCTGGCTGACCTGGGCATCCAGGA gtcggAGGTGAAGGAGCGGGTGGTGTGGGTGGACACCAAGAAGACGCAGGTGAAGAACAAGGCGGGGAaactgaaggagaaggagatcaCTGTGCTGGAG GTGCGGGTCAAGGCCCAGAAGCCGGGGGAGAAGCAGCTGCAGGAGGTCCTGTACAGCACCGAGGCCCACACCGACCGCTCCTTCTGCCGCACCGGCGTGGACATCCTGCCCTGGAAGAACCGACAAACGGGGCCGGACTCTGGAG gtgaGAACAGCCTTGCACCAGTTGAGATGACCCTGGCTTTGGACTTGAACAAACAGCCCAGAAGTGAGGCCTCACAGTAA